Below is a window of Comamonadaceae bacterium M7527 DNA.
AAGACTGCCGCCAATATGGGCATGGCTATCAGGCCACCCACAAAACGCGGTGCCAATATGCGGCGCACAGGGTCTACCGCCATAATTTCCATGGCAGCCAGCTGCTCGCCTGCTTTCATCAGGCCTATCTCGGCAGTAAGCGCCGTGCCGGCGCGCCCCGCAAACAACAGGGCCGTCACCACAGGCCCCAGCTCGCGCACCAAGCTCAGCGCCACCAGCAAGCCCAAAGCCTCTGATGAACCATAACGCTGCAAGGTGTAGTAGCCCTGTAAGCCCAATACAAAGCCGACAAACAAGCCAGACACGCCAATAATAGCCAAGCTGTGATTGCCCAAAAAATGCACTTGGTCAGCGATCAAGCGTGGGCGCTTCAGTGCCAGCACCGACTCTTTGAGCAGCACCAACAGCAGTCGCAAGGCATAGCCCATATTGGCCAGGCTGCGGCGAACGCCAAAACCAATACTGGCGGCAAAACCAATCATGACGCTCCCAGCAGGTCTGCTTGCACGCCCGGTGCGGGGTAGTGAAAGCGCACAGGGCCATCAGCCCTGCCACCAATAAACTGCTGCACCAGCGGGTCGGCACATTGGCGCACCGCTTGCGGCGTGCCTTGCACCGCAACTTTGCCGTTGGCCAATATCACCACGTGGTGAGCAATGCCAAAGGTTTCCTCTACATCGTGAGACACCACAATAGACGTCATGCCCAGCGCGTCATTGAGCTCGCGTATGAGCTTGGCCGCTGTTCCCAGAGAAATAGGGTCCAGCCCGGCAAAGGGCTCGTCGAACATCATCAACGCCGGGTCCAGTGCGATGGCCCTGGCCAGCGCCACACGCCTGGCCATGCCGCCAGAAATTTCAGCGGGCATCAAATCGCGCGCACCGCGCAAACCAACGGCGTTGAGCTTCATCAGCACAATGTCGCGCACCATTACCTCGGGTAACCTGGTGTGCTCGCGCAGCGGAAACGCCACGTTGTCAAACACAGACATGTCTGTGAACAAAGCACCAAACTGGAACAACATGCCCATTTGCCTGCGTGCAGCGTACAGCTGCTTGTGGCTGAGTTGGGCCACATCCTGGCCCAACACTTTGACGCTACCCCCCAACGCCCGATACTGGCCGCTGATGAGGCGCAGCAGCGTGGTTTTGCCGCAGCCTGATGCGCCCATGAGCGCGGTGACTTTGCCCTGGGGTATGTCTATGTCAACACCATCCAAAATGCGGCGTGCAGACGCGTCTTCGCTGTAGGCGAAGCTGACATGGCTGAAACTGATAGCTGGCGTTTGCGACACGGTAACCCAAATAATAAAGCCCACCACCAACACACTTGGTAATGGGCAGTCATCATGATGATAAACGTTGCCAGTGGCGCTGTTACAACAAATAGTACAGCACCGGCCACCACGAATAACACCAAACAACTATATGGCTATTATCGCGGCAAAACACTGCTGCCCATGAGGTACTGGTCAATAGCCCTAGCCGCTTGCCTGCCCTCACGAATAGCCCAGACCACCAAGCTTTGGCCGCGTCGCATGTCGCCAGCTGCAAACACCTTGTCCACGTTGGTGGTGTACCCCCCTCTTCGTCAACCCCGGCTTGGGCATTGCCGCGAGCGTCTTTGTCAATACCAAAGGCGTCCAACACGGTCGCCACGGGATTGACAAAGCCCATGGCCAACAACACCAGGTC
It encodes the following:
- the mlaE gene encoding lipid asymmetry maintenance ABC transporter permease subunit MlaE: MIGFAASIGFGVRRSLANMGYALRLLLVLLKESVLALKRPRLIADQVHFLGNHSLAIIGVSGLFVGFVLGLQGYYTLQRYGSSEALGLLVALSLVRELGPVVTALLFAGRAGTALTAEIGLMKAGEQLAAMEIMAVDPVRRILAPRFVGGLIAMPILAAVFSAVGIIGGWLVGVVMIGVDSGSFWSQMQSGVDVWRDVGNGVIKSMVFGLAVTFIALLQGYAASPTPEGVSRATTRTVVVASLMVLGLDFLLTAMMFSI
- a CDS encoding ABC transporter ATP-binding protein; amino-acid sequence: MSFSHVSFAYSEDASARRILDGVDIDIPQGKVTALMGASGCGKTTLLRLISGQYRALGGSVKVLGQDVAQLSHKQLYAARRQMGMLFQFGALFTDMSVFDNVAFPLREHTRLPEVMVRDIVLMKLNAVGLRGARDLMPAEISGGMARRVALARAIALDPALMMFDEPFAGLDPISLGTAAKLIRELNDALGMTSIVVSHDVEETFGIAHHVVILANGKVAVQGTPQAVRQCADPLVQQFIGGRADGPVRFHYPAPGVQADLLGAS